A genomic window from Algoriphagus sp. Y33 includes:
- a CDS encoding DUF2911 domain-containing protein — MKQKIAFTLTFLLCALISFAQQIQMPQASPSAKIAQKVGLTDVTVDYSRPSTKERKIFGELVPYGQVWRTGANGATVLSFSTDVLIDGKSIPAGQYALYSIPGKSEWVMILSKNIKLWGAIGYDQSDDVLRFKAKSTKLKKKSETFEISFANMTDTGSDLSLEWENTRVGFRIETEVDPLVMAQIKDYVIDGNSKDPSLLYSAASYYYTNSKDMNQAYNWINESVEEDPKYWTMHMKAKIEAALGKKTTAVETAEKAMNLADEAGNPDYVGLNERLIKSLK; from the coding sequence ATGAAACAAAAGATTGCTTTCACCTTAACCTTTTTGCTGTGCGCACTAATCTCCTTTGCTCAGCAGATCCAAATGCCTCAAGCATCACCTTCAGCAAAGATTGCCCAAAAAGTGGGCTTGACAGATGTAACTGTGGATTACAGTAGACCAAGTACGAAAGAGCGCAAAATTTTTGGAGAACTGGTTCCATACGGACAAGTCTGGAGAACCGGTGCAAATGGTGCCACAGTACTTTCCTTCTCTACAGACGTACTGATAGATGGAAAATCTATTCCTGCAGGCCAGTATGCACTTTATTCTATTCCGGGCAAATCAGAGTGGGTGATGATCCTTTCCAAAAACATCAAATTATGGGGAGCTATAGGATATGATCAAAGTGACGATGTACTTCGCTTTAAAGCCAAGTCTACAAAACTCAAGAAAAAGAGTGAAACCTTCGAAATAAGCTTTGCCAACATGACTGATACAGGATCTGACCTATCATTGGAATGGGAAAACACCCGTGTGGGCTTCAGAATAGAAACTGAAGTAGATCCTCTTGTGATGGCGCAAATCAAGGATTATGTAATCGATGGAAACAGTAAAGACCCTAGCTTACTTTACTCTGCTGCCAGCTACTATTACACCAACAGTAAGGATATGAATCAGGCATACAATTGGATCAATGAATCTGTGGAAGAAGATCCGAAATACTGGACTATGCACATGAAAGCTAAAATAGAAGCTGCTTTAGGCAAGAAAACCACTGCAGTAGAAACTGCCGAAAAAGCAATGAATTTGGCCGATGAAGCAGGAAATCCGGATTATGTAGGTTTGAATGAACGATTGATCAAATCTTTGAAATAA
- a CDS encoding glyoxylate/hydroxypyruvate reductase A, with the protein MSLAIISPGKNPDVWIKEFKALDPDLEIEIYPEITKPDKVEYVFLWQHPEGMLSDFPNLKLISSMGAGVDHILRDKSIPSSIPIVRIVDEKLTFSMTNYVIMAVLNFHRQTARYQVNQTKKVWDMSNPELDVTVGVMGVGALGKDVMDKLSYMGFHVVGFGFSEKPNFEYPYYSKEGLEKFLKEVNVLVCLLPLTPDTENILNTELFEKCNPYTYLINVARGKHLVEADLIKALENGQLAGAMLDVYKEEPLPKDHPFWENNKISMTPHIASVTNPKAAAPQVIENIKRIKENRELINVVNRKRGY; encoded by the coding sequence ATGAGTTTAGCAATTATAAGCCCCGGCAAGAACCCGGACGTTTGGATCAAAGAATTTAAAGCATTAGATCCTGATTTGGAAATTGAAATCTATCCTGAGATTACCAAACCTGATAAAGTCGAATATGTTTTTCTGTGGCAGCACCCTGAAGGCATGCTTTCAGATTTCCCAAATTTGAAGTTGATCAGCTCCATGGGAGCCGGCGTAGACCATATTCTTAGAGATAAGTCGATTCCTTCGTCCATACCAATTGTTCGTATAGTGGATGAAAAGCTAACTTTTTCTATGACCAACTATGTGATAATGGCTGTGTTGAATTTCCACAGGCAAACGGCTCGCTATCAAGTAAACCAAACAAAAAAAGTATGGGATATGAGCAACCCGGAATTGGATGTGACCGTGGGAGTGATGGGAGTGGGAGCATTGGGTAAAGATGTGATGGACAAGCTCAGCTACATGGGGTTTCATGTAGTGGGATTTGGATTTTCAGAAAAACCTAATTTTGAATATCCCTATTATTCTAAGGAAGGATTGGAGAAATTTTTAAAGGAGGTGAATGTGTTGGTCTGCTTGCTACCACTTACACCTGACACTGAGAATATTTTGAATACTGAGCTTTTTGAGAAATGCAACCCCTATACTTATCTCATCAATGTGGCCAGAGGTAAACATTTGGTAGAGGCTGATTTGATAAAAGCACTGGAAAATGGACAGTTGGCCGGTGCCATGTTGGATGTATATAAAGAGGAACCTTTACCAAAAGACCATCCTTTCTGGGAAAACAATAAAATATCGATGACTCCGCACATAGCGAGTGTGACAAATCCAAAGGCGGCTGCACCTCAAGTGATAGAAAACATCAAACGGATCAAGGAAAACAGAGAGCTTATTAATGTTGTTAATCGAAAAAGAGGTTACTAA